In Acaryochloris marina S15, a single genomic region encodes these proteins:
- a CDS encoding TetR/AcrR family transcriptional regulator: MPKVVDRVQYRKELLNGCIELFAQKGYGSITMRQIAEGLKVSTGTLYHYFDSKEAIFMQLVQELCEQDISRFFAQAPEADTLEARLQAVMDFVLKNLQYYQQQMLLWVDFFQQTRTGNDQELQFLRQIWNGTRDATVDYLQLPNTELADFLMIFIDGLIIQYIYNRGIEDADWLHSQSQLMIQMVLSHEQLSAQT; this comes from the coding sequence ATGCCGAAAGTTGTTGATCGGGTCCAGTACCGCAAAGAGTTGCTAAATGGCTGTATTGAACTCTTCGCTCAAAAGGGCTACGGTTCAATCACCATGCGGCAGATTGCAGAAGGGTTAAAGGTTTCAACCGGAACGCTGTACCACTACTTCGACAGCAAGGAAGCCATCTTTATGCAGCTTGTTCAGGAGCTGTGTGAGCAGGATATCTCCCGATTCTTTGCCCAAGCCCCTGAGGCAGACACTTTAGAAGCTCGCCTACAGGCTGTTATGGATTTCGTGTTGAAGAACCTGCAGTACTACCAGCAGCAGATGCTGTTGTGGGTCGATTTTTTCCAACAAACTCGAACAGGGAACGATCAGGAACTTCAGTTCTTGCGTCAGATCTGGAATGGAACTCGTGACGCAACAGTAGATTATCTACAGCTCCCCAATACAGAGCTAGCCGACTTTCTGATGATTTTTATCGATGGTCTGATTATTCAGTACATCTACAACCGAGGCATTGAAGATGCCGACTGGTTACACTCCCAAAGTCAACTTATGATCCAGATGGTCCTCAGCCATGAACAGTTGTCCGCTCAAACTTAA
- a CDS encoding HlyD family efflux transporter periplasmic adaptor subunit, translating to MNSCPLKLKPKPWLIGTLIAAIAASGGIVFVGLAQSDWQGTSPSDSSSLQPSILPNVAALGRLEPTGEIVKVAAPLALDGDRLTELKVKLGDTIQAGDPIAVLDSRDRLLDEVAQAQAQLRVTQVKLAQVQAGAKPGAINAQRATVSQQSAEATGQLRIQRQTIARLEAQYEGDRTAQTAAVQRLAAELRTAQKELARYQSLYQAGAVSASLFDSKQLSVDTTQQALKQATAELSRTDGIAQRRLREAQAELGRLESTGQAQVATARSRLAEVAEVRSVDIQMAQAEVNAAQVSLTKAKKNLARATIKAPSDGQILQIYTRPGEQMSSDGIVALGQTAQMLVIAEVYQSDIHRVQVGQAATIRGQGFTGELKGKVVELGRQISRQQVFSGDPGENLDRRVVEVKIALNPTDSQQVANLSNLQVQTVIQISDES from the coding sequence ATGAACAGTTGTCCGCTCAAACTTAAACCCAAGCCATGGTTAATTGGTACGTTGATTGCAGCTATCGCAGCTAGTGGGGGCATTGTCTTTGTCGGCTTGGCCCAAAGTGATTGGCAAGGGACCAGTCCCTCAGACTCCAGTAGCCTACAACCCTCGATCCTGCCAAATGTTGCAGCTTTAGGCCGACTCGAACCTACGGGGGAGATTGTCAAAGTCGCTGCCCCTCTAGCCCTAGACGGAGATCGCCTCACAGAACTCAAGGTTAAACTGGGCGATACGATACAGGCTGGTGATCCCATTGCTGTTTTGGATTCCCGCGATCGCCTGCTAGATGAGGTGGCCCAAGCCCAAGCTCAACTCCGGGTCACCCAGGTGAAGTTAGCCCAAGTGCAGGCAGGGGCAAAACCTGGAGCCATCAATGCTCAAAGAGCAACCGTATCTCAACAATCTGCAGAGGCGACAGGGCAACTGCGGATTCAGCGGCAAACTATTGCTCGTCTAGAAGCCCAGTACGAGGGCGATCGCACTGCCCAAACAGCAGCAGTCCAACGACTAGCAGCGGAACTCCGCACCGCTCAGAAGGAACTGGCTCGTTACCAATCCCTTTATCAAGCAGGGGCTGTTTCTGCATCCCTATTTGATAGTAAGCAGTTGAGTGTAGACACGACCCAGCAAGCCTTGAAACAGGCCACTGCAGAACTTTCCCGCACCGATGGGATTGCCCAACGTCGTCTTCGGGAAGCCCAGGCTGAGCTGGGTCGTCTTGAAAGTACTGGACAAGCTCAGGTGGCAACCGCACGGTCCCGATTAGCGGAAGTGGCAGAAGTCCGATCAGTGGATATCCAAATGGCTCAAGCGGAGGTTAATGCGGCCCAAGTATCTCTAACCAAGGCCAAAAAAAATCTGGCTCGCGCCACCATTAAAGCGCCCAGTGATGGGCAAATTCTCCAAATCTACACCCGACCCGGTGAGCAAATGAGTAGTGATGGCATCGTCGCCTTAGGGCAAACGGCACAGATGCTGGTGATCGCTGAGGTCTATCAAAGCGATATTCATCGCGTTCAGGTGGGACAGGCTGCAACGATTCGCGGGCAAGGGTTTACTGGTGAATTAAAAGGCAAAGTGGTGGAGCTGGGACGCCAAATTAGTCGTCAACAGGTCTTTAGTGGTGACCCAGGCGAAAATCTGGATCGCCGAGTCGTGGAAGTGAAGATTGCCCTCAATCCAACAGACAGCCAGCAGGTGGCCAATCTCAGCAATTTGCAGGTGCAGACGGTGATCCAAATTTCAGATGAGTCTTAA
- the devC gene encoding ABC transporter permease DevC — translation MNRLSLSKWKRPKFLKRTPLAWQQVTRERTRLLVAIAGIAFADMLIFIQMGFEGALFDAAIQPHRNLQADLVLTNPQMQTLFSVKAFPRARLFQTLAHPQVKSVNGVYVATGQWKNPETKRERAILVWGIDPAEPSFKFPDVTNNQDKIQPLHRVLFDQAGRPEYGFTTSAFEQKGHFSAELNNKLIQVDGVFTNGASFAADGNVIASDSTFLQLFPNRSPEQIEVGLIQLQPGANVAQVRADLEALLPDDVLIGTTEDFAQIERDYWANGTGIGFIFGLGVGVGFIVGIVIVYQILYADVSEHLPEYATLKAMGYTDNYLLGMLIQEALLLAFLGYLPSVGLALGLYQLAFAATMLPISMTAQRAVTVLIMTILMCSMSGAIAMRKLRAADPADIF, via the coding sequence ATGAACAGATTGAGTCTTAGCAAGTGGAAACGGCCCAAGTTTCTGAAGCGAACGCCCCTAGCCTGGCAACAGGTGACCCGAGAGCGCACTCGGTTACTCGTTGCGATCGCAGGGATTGCCTTCGCCGATATGTTGATTTTTATCCAGATGGGGTTTGAGGGAGCCTTATTCGACGCTGCCATTCAGCCCCACCGCAATCTGCAGGCAGATCTGGTCTTAACCAATCCCCAAATGCAGACCCTGTTTTCCGTGAAGGCTTTTCCTCGGGCGCGCCTGTTTCAGACCCTGGCCCATCCCCAGGTGAAATCCGTTAATGGGGTCTATGTAGCTACAGGGCAGTGGAAGAATCCCGAAACCAAACGAGAGCGAGCCATTTTGGTCTGGGGTATTGACCCGGCAGAACCTTCCTTTAAATTTCCAGACGTGACGAATAATCAGGATAAGATTCAGCCTCTGCATCGAGTCTTGTTTGATCAGGCCGGACGGCCAGAATATGGATTTACGACGAGTGCGTTTGAGCAAAAGGGCCATTTCTCCGCCGAACTGAATAACAAGTTAATTCAGGTAGATGGTGTCTTTACAAACGGGGCGTCCTTTGCAGCCGATGGCAACGTGATTGCCAGTGATTCTACTTTTCTACAGCTGTTTCCCAACCGTAGCCCGGAACAGATTGAGGTAGGGCTGATTCAGCTTCAACCGGGGGCTAACGTGGCACAGGTGCGAGCCGATTTAGAAGCCCTCTTGCCCGACGATGTCTTGATTGGCACCACCGAAGACTTTGCCCAAATCGAACGGGATTACTGGGCGAACGGCACGGGGATTGGCTTTATTTTTGGCCTGGGAGTGGGGGTTGGCTTTATTGTCGGCATCGTCATTGTCTATCAGATTCTCTATGCCGATGTATCTGAGCATTTGCCAGAATATGCCACTTTGAAAGCCATGGGCTACACCGACAACTATTTATTGGGGATGTTGATCCAAGAAGCCCTACTTCTAGCTTTTCTCGGATATTTACCCAGTGTGGGATTAGCCTTAGGGCTTTATCAGCTAGCCTTTGCGGCAACCATGCTGCCTATTTCAATGACTGCCCAAAGAGCCGTCACCGTTTTGATCATGACCATTCTAATGTGCTCCATGTCGGGGGCCATTGCCATGCGCAAACTCAGGGCCGCTGATCCAGCCGATATTTTTTAG
- a CDS encoding DUF4336 domain-containing protein — protein MNLISIAENLWTVTQPFSYLGLEIGTRMVVVRLGQGELMLISPIQLQAKDCSSLDGLGTVCHLIAPNQFHHLYLSQAQALYPDATTWGVEGLAEKCPDLRLDSLLNNSGIFGEELEYLPFKGFGALLPRGICLAHETVFWHRPSRSLILTDTSFHFDETYPWVTQLAARVMGSYQVLKPSYFEKWGSRDKAQVKASVHQVLAWDFDRVITAHGSIVETDGKAQFTAGFEWLLEKTL, from the coding sequence ATGAACCTGATTTCTATTGCCGAAAATCTTTGGACCGTCACCCAACCCTTCAGCTATCTAGGATTAGAAATCGGTACTCGCATGGTCGTTGTCCGACTGGGTCAGGGAGAACTGATGCTGATTTCCCCCATTCAGCTCCAGGCCAAGGATTGCTCAAGTCTTGATGGATTGGGTACTGTTTGCCATCTGATTGCCCCAAACCAATTCCATCATCTGTACTTGAGCCAAGCTCAAGCACTCTATCCAGATGCCACCACCTGGGGCGTCGAAGGGTTAGCCGAAAAATGTCCTGATCTAAGGCTGGATAGTTTGCTGAACAACAGTGGCATCTTTGGAGAGGAATTAGAATACCTCCCGTTTAAGGGATTTGGAGCTCTTTTACCCCGAGGTATTTGTCTCGCCCATGAAACTGTCTTTTGGCATCGGCCCAGTCGCAGCTTGATTCTAACGGATACCTCGTTTCATTTTGATGAGACTTATCCGTGGGTCACGCAGTTAGCGGCACGGGTTATGGGCTCTTACCAAGTATTGAAACCGTCCTACTTCGAGAAATGGGGCAGCCGCGATAAAGCCCAGGTGAAAGCTTCTGTCCATCAAGTGTTGGCGTGGGATTTTGATCGGGTCATTACGGCCCACGGCAGCATCGTCGAAACTGATGGCAAGGCTCAATTCACAGCGGGCTTTGAGTGGTTGCTGGAAAAAACCCTATAG